GATCGTGCGTGGCTCGAGGTTGGCGACGATGACGATGTGCTTCCCGATGAGGTCTTCGGGGGTGTAATAGCCCTTGATTCCGGCGCAGATCTGCCGGGGAGTGCCGCTGCCGTCGTCGAGCTGGAGCTTGAGGAGGCGGTCGGCGTTGGGGTGGGGTTCGGCGTGGACGACCCTGGCGACGCGCAGATCGACCTTGGCGAAGTCCTCGAAGGCGATCATCGGCTTGGGCTCAGCCATGGCGGGGGTCCTTTCGTGACGCGTCTGTGTGTGCTGGAACAGTGGCGGCAAGTGTAGCCGGGCGCCCCATCGCTCCGATGACAAGGGGCCCCGTTGTGCGCCCCGGCGCGAACCGACCGGCGGCGCACGCCGTCAAACGAGAGCCCGAACGAACCCCCGAGGAGAGACCCGTGACGACGAGGATCGCGACCCGTCGGCTGAGCCATCTCGCCGTGACGCTGCTGATCGCGGCGGTGCTGACCCCCCTCGCGTCGGCGCAGACGCTGCAGACGCGGATCGATCGCGTCCTGAGGGCGGCGGGTCTCGACCAGGCGCGCGTGGGCGTCGCGGTGCTCGACGGCGACACGGGGCGGATGATCGTCTCGATCAACCCGGACGAGGCGCTGATCCCGGCGTCGAACATGAAGGTGCTCATCAGCGGCGCCGCCGCGACGATCCTGGGCGAGGACTTCGCGTTCCGGACCGAGTTGATCCTCGATGGAGAGCGCCTGATCGTGCGCGGCGCCGGCGACCCGGCGCTGGCCGACCCCGAGCTGCTGAAAGAGATGCGCTTGTCGGCCGACGAGTTTCTGCAGGTCTGGGTGGGCGCGATCACCAAGACCGGGCGCACTGTGCGAGAGATCGTGATCGACGACCGCGTCTTCGACCGCGAGCTGTTCCACGCGTCGTGGCCTCCCGACCAGCTCAACCGCTGGTACTGCGCGCAGGTCAGCGGGCTCAACTTCCACGCGAATGTCCTGTCGGTCTACGCCCAGCCGACGGCGGACGGCGCCGCGCCCTTTCTGACCTTCGAGCCCTCGGCGCCCTTCGTCGAGATGAACAACCGCGCCCAGACACGCACCGAGGGGCAGAACACGATCTGGGTGGCCCGGCCAACGCTCGCTAACCAGTTCTCGGTGCACGGCAACGTGCGCCACCCGCTGGCGCAGCCGGTCGAGGTCGCGCTGCACGACCCGGCGCGATTCGTGGGCGACATGCTCGCCGACCGGCTCTCGCGCGCCGGGCAGCCCAAGCCGACGGTGCGCCTGGCAGAGGAGCACGAGCGGTTCGAGGGCGGGGAGGTCATCGCCGTCGTGCGCTCTCCGCTCGAAGTCGCGCTGCGCCGTTGCAATGTGTCCTCGCACAACCTCTACGCCGAGGCGCTGCTGAAGCGCCTCGCGCACGAGGTCACCGGCATGCCCGGCTCGTGGGCCGGCGGCGCGGCGGTGGTCCGCATGAGTCTGCAGCGCCGCCTGGGCCCGGCGCACGCGGCGAGCGTGCAGATCGCCGACGGCTCGGGCATGAGCCGCGACAACCGAGTGAGCGCCGGCGTGCTGGCGCGCTGGCTCGCGACCTTCGACCCGGCCAACCCGCGCGAGCGCCTGTTCCTGGAGTCCCTGCCTCGCGCCGGGATGGACGGCACGCTGCGCAACCGCTTTCAGGGCAAGGACCCGACGCACGAGATCCGCGCGAAGACCGGGTACATCCGCAACGTCTCGACGCTCTCGGGCTATGTCACCGATTCCGGCAGCGGCAGGCGCCTGATCTTCTCGATCATGGTCAACGACTTCCCCGCCAAGGTCTCGCTCGCGGCGATCCGGCAGGCGCAGGACGACATCGTGATGCACATCGATCGCGCGCTGACCGACCGCGTGATGGGCGACCGCGCGCTGGGCGGCGACTGAGCGACCCGGCTCAGCCCGCGAGCTCGCCGCTGAGCGACAGCGCGCTGCTCGAGGTGATCTTGACGCGCACGATCCGGCCGATCATGTCGGCCGCGGAACGCCCGGGCGGGCAGTCGAAGTGGACGATCGCGTCGGCGTCGGTCCTTGCCGCGAGCTGGACGGGCTCGGCGCTCGCCGGCTCGTCGACCGTCGCGGTCGCGCGGGGGTCCTTGCCCCCGATGGTGAGCGAGACGCCCGACGCGTCGGCGGCGCGCTTCGCGCGCCTGGCCTGCTTCTGGCTGACGCCCTCGACCATGACCTCGAAGGTCGACCCGACCAGCTCGCGCATCACGCGCTCGCTGACGCTCGCCTGGAGGGCGAGCATCTCGTTGTTGCGCCGGCGCTTCACCTCGTCGGGCACGTCGTCGGGCATCTTGTCGTACGCGACGGTGCCGGGGCGGGGCGAGTACTTGAAGATGAACGCGCTCTTGTAGTTGGCGCGTTCGATGAGTCGCATCGAGGCCTGATGGTCTTCCTCGGTCTCGGTGCAGAAGCCGACGATCATGTCGCCGCTGACCATGAGGGGGCGCCCGATCTCGGGCTGGTGCAGGATCGAGCGCGCGCGATGGAGGAACTCGTCGTACTCGGCGATGGTGTACCCGCGGTTCATCGTCTTGAGCATGCGATCGCTGCCGCTCTGCGCCGGGACGTGCAGATAGCGACAGAGGCGCGGGTGGTCGCGGATGACCTCGAGCGCGTCGTCCCCGAAGTCGCGCGGGTAGCTGGTCACGAAGCGCAGGCGCTGGATGGCCGGGACCTCGTCGTGGATACGCGCGAGCAGGTCGGCGAAGGTCGTCACGCGCTCGCCGGCGAACGCGTCGCGGTTGTGCGCGCCCTTGTAGGTGCGTCCCTTCTGCGGCTGCACGACGCCCCCGACGCTGACGGCGGCGCCGTGCTCGAATCGGTAGTGGTTGACGGTCTGCCCGAGGAGCGTGACCTCGAGGACGCCGGCGTCGGCGAGGCGCTTGCACTCGTCGACGATGTGGTCTGGCGGGCGGTGGATCTCGGCGCCGCGGGTGTGGGGCACGACGCAGTAGGTGCAGAACTTGTTGCACCCTCGCGTGATGCGCACGTAGGCGCTGCCGGCGTGGTCGGTGGGCGAGACGGCGCGAGACAGGTCGAGAAGTTCGAGCGTGTCCTCGGCGGCGGCGAGGGTGCTCGAGCGGCGCGACGCGGCGCCCTGGAGCGCCACCTGCTTGGCGCTGCGCGCCCAGTGATGGGGGTGCGACTCGTCGGCAAGGAGGGACTCGCGCGTGCGCACCGCGTTGTCGAGCAGCGACGGGAGCTTGTCGAGCTCGGCCGGGCCGCAGAGCACATCGACCTGCGGCATGCGCCGGAGGAGGTCGACGCCGTCGCGCTCCGCCATGCAGCCCAGCACGCCCACGACGACGTGGGGCTCGTGGATCTTGCGCTGCTTGACCTCGCCCAGGCGGCTCCAGACCTTCTGCTCGGCGTGCTCACGGACGGAGCATGTGTTGTAGAGGACGACGTCGGCGTGCTCGGGGGAGTCGACGAAGCGGTAGCCCAGCGATCGGAGCGCGCCGGCGACGAGCTGGGAGTCCAGCTCGTTCATCTGGCAGCCGAAGGTCTCGAGATAGACGGAGCGTGCGAGGGTCATGGGGCGTGGAGTGTAGGGGGAGGGCGGGAAATGAAGACGGGCCGCCCGCGTTGGCGAGCGGCCCGTGAATTGTCAGACGGTTGTCAGACAGTGTGATAGGCGGGCTTAGTTGCCGAAGCCCCAGGAGGTCTTGCCGTCCCAGGTGGGGGCGTTGCCCTGCCAGTCGCCGGGGAACTGGCCGGAGCTCTGGATGGTGCCGAGGTTGCCCTGGCCGACGCTCTGGGCCCACTGACGCAGGTAGACGTTGGAGCGGCCGGAGGGGGTGAGGGCGCCCTCGTTGACTTCCCACTGCTCGTCGAAGAAGACGTTGTCCGGGACCTGCTCCTCAGTGCCGCTGGAGCCGCCGAGGTAGGAGATGCGGACGTTCTGGGGGGTCGGGGAGTTGGAGAACTCGACGTGGTTGTCGTTGTAGCCGAGGTTGCCGGCCCACTCGCGCTTGCCGCCGTGGATCAGCAGGGTCGGGGACTGGAAGCCCATGAGAGCGAGGGGGTTGGCGCCGGCGCTGCCGCCGCTGGCCGGGGTGCCGATGAGCTGCCAGGTCTGGCTGAGGCGCTGGCCGGAGCCGCCGCCGCTGGTGGTGGACTCGATGTAGACGGGGCCGCGGTTGCCGATGACGATCTCGCTGGCGCTGAAGCTGGAGCGCCAGTAGTTGAGGCGCTGGCCGCTCATGACCGGGGTGTGGGCGTAGGAGAAGTTGGAGCCGGCGCCGGCGGTGGTGATGTCGTCCTTACGGGTGCCCTGGCCGATCTGGCCGGAGTTGGGGAGCTGCCACATGCCGTCCTGCTGGTCGCGGGTGCCGACGAAAGCGGGGTCCCACAGCGCGAGGGCGGGGTTGGCGGCGATGCCGGGCTGGCCGGTCTGGAAGTTGCTGTCGGGACGGATGGCGCCGTCGACCTCAGCGGGGGTGACAGCCATCTGGGGGACGACCTGACCCTCGAAGATGAGGATCGACATGATCGCCCCGGAGCGGTTCTTGATCTGCTGGGAGAGGTTGACGTTGGTCGAGGGCTGACCGGCGGTGCCGCCGATGTTCTCGGTGTTGTTGAGGCGGTCGAGGGTCGAGGGGATGGGGTAGTTCTCGTTGTTG
This Phycisphaeraceae bacterium DNA region includes the following protein-coding sequences:
- the metG gene encoding methionine--tRNA ligase subunit beta, which gives rise to MAEPKPMIAFEDFAKVDLRVARVVHAEPHPNADRLLKLQLDDGSGTPRQICAGIKGYYTPEDLIGKHIVIVANLEPRTIRGEESRGMLLAASDAPKDPSAPQTERNVVVLTPMKDIAPGSIVS
- a CDS encoding prepilin-type N-terminal cleavage/methylation domain-containing protein; amino-acid sequence: MNTFAQKTKRAAGFTLIELLVVVSIIALLIGILLPALGRARKQAQQLTCGTQVREMQRGLINFAQDNNENYPIPSTLDRLNNTENIGGTAGQPSTNVNLSQQIKNRSGAIMSILIFEGQVVPQMAVTPAEVDGAIRPDSNFQTGQPGIAANPALALWDPAFVGTRDQQDGMWQLPNSGQIGQGTRKDDITTAGAGSNFSYAHTPVMSGQRLNYWRSSFSASEIVIGNRGPVYIESTTSGGGSGQRLSQTWQLIGTPASGGSAGANPLALMGFQSPTLLIHGGKREWAGNLGYNDNHVEFSNSPTPQNVRISYLGGSSGTEEQVPDNVFFDEQWEVNEGALTPSGRSNVYLRQWAQSVGQGNLGTIQSSGQFPGDWQGNAPTWDGKTSWGFGN
- the dacB gene encoding D-alanyl-D-alanine carboxypeptidase/D-alanyl-D-alanine-endopeptidase, whose amino-acid sequence is MTTRIATRRLSHLAVTLLIAAVLTPLASAQTLQTRIDRVLRAAGLDQARVGVAVLDGDTGRMIVSINPDEALIPASNMKVLISGAAATILGEDFAFRTELILDGERLIVRGAGDPALADPELLKEMRLSADEFLQVWVGAITKTGRTVREIVIDDRVFDRELFHASWPPDQLNRWYCAQVSGLNFHANVLSVYAQPTADGAAPFLTFEPSAPFVEMNNRAQTRTEGQNTIWVARPTLANQFSVHGNVRHPLAQPVEVALHDPARFVGDMLADRLSRAGQPKPTVRLAEEHERFEGGEVIAVVRSPLEVALRRCNVSSHNLYAEALLKRLAHEVTGMPGSWAGGAAVVRMSLQRRLGPAHAASVQIADGSGMSRDNRVSAGVLARWLATFDPANPRERLFLESLPRAGMDGTLRNRFQGKDPTHEIRAKTGYIRNVSTLSGYVTDSGSGRRLIFSIMVNDFPAKVSLAAIRQAQDDIVMHIDRALTDRVMGDRALGGD
- a CDS encoding MiaB/RimO family radical SAM methylthiotransferase; the encoded protein is MTLARSVYLETFGCQMNELDSQLVAGALRSLGYRFVDSPEHADVVLYNTCSVREHAEQKVWSRLGEVKQRKIHEPHVVVGVLGCMAERDGVDLLRRMPQVDVLCGPAELDKLPSLLDNAVRTRESLLADESHPHHWARSAKQVALQGAASRRSSTLAAAEDTLELLDLSRAVSPTDHAGSAYVRITRGCNKFCTYCVVPHTRGAEIHRPPDHIVDECKRLADAGVLEVTLLGQTVNHYRFEHGAAVSVGGVVQPQKGRTYKGAHNRDAFAGERVTTFADLLARIHDEVPAIQRLRFVTSYPRDFGDDALEVIRDHPRLCRYLHVPAQSGSDRMLKTMNRGYTIAEYDEFLHRARSILHQPEIGRPLMVSGDMIVGFCTETEEDHQASMRLIERANYKSAFIFKYSPRPGTVAYDKMPDDVPDEVKRRRNNEMLALQASVSERVMRELVGSTFEVMVEGVSQKQARRAKRAADASGVSLTIGGKDPRATATVDEPASAEPVQLAARTDADAIVHFDCPPGRSAADMIGRIVRVKITSSSALSLSGELAG